The Malassezia restricta chromosome VI, complete sequence genome segment ATCCAACGTGGAGAGCTATTGATCGAACACCAAGGGGCGCCGTGGAGGAAGCGAGGGCGCAGGACAGACAAGAGCCGGCATACCTGTACCGACTGTCTGCGCAGGATTACCCATGATAATACACTCACTTACGCCAGCGATAGAGTCAGATTTTCCATATAGCGCAGCGTCGAACAAGTGATCGGTGGTTTTCTCGAATGACGCAAGCATAAGGACTGAATCCTTCATTTTTGCCACGCCGAACCTTGTGATACCCAAAACTTCACCTTTGTACGTCATGACATCGGCCAAGAGCATGACGTGACGGGGATCAATGGACATACCGTGACTGGCCATAGTGTAGTCGATTTCACGGTAGATAGAGTTACGAGCGGCCTCAATACCTAATACTTGTTGCATTTCCATCACGTGGTTCGTATATGTTTGTGTTCCCACCACACCTTCTGTAGTCATGACTTCGCGCAGACCGTAGCCTTCAACTAAAAGCTTTCGTTCGTTCTTTTCATCGCTGATTACAGCACGGCTTGCATTCGGAATGCCCTTGATAACGACTTTGGGAAGCTGCCGCTTGAGATGTTTGAGGGAGTAGTAAACATCCTTCTCCTTGTCATCTGAGTGGATATAAATGTGCAAAGCGTTCTGGTTTGGCTGTACGATTACGCGTTCCTCTTTGATCTTCATGCGAGGCATGTTCACAATGGCGCGCTTTATGTCGTCCAGGGTAACTTCCAACTGCAGTTTTTGGATGGCGTCCATGTCAATTTGCACACCTAGATATGTATAATTTCCAGCCCAAACCTCTTCGATGACTGATGCGATATCGCCCAAATAGGTCTTTTCTATGCGACCTTTCACGATACGAGCTGCCCGTTCATTCTTCTCACTCACAAGCTTGGCTGCAATAATCGGCGTATTGATAGCTTTGGCAGCATTGATGATCTCCTTGATACGTGGTACACCCAGCGTCACATTCATGGATGCGACACCAGCAAAGTGGAAGGTCTTCAGAGTCATTTGAGTACCAGGCTCACCAATCGACTGAGCACCCACTGCACCCACTGCTGAGCCAGGCTCGATCTTAGCGCGCATGTACTTTTCCCAGCACAAATACAAGAACTCGCGGATAGTCGCCTCGGAGACACGCGCTTTATTTTCCACGATAGCACGCTGGGCCTCATCAGCGCCCAAAGACAAGTCTGTGTCAGCATCAAAGTCGCCATCGCGAGTCAATGCCGGGTACATGCCGTACACTTCACGCGTACGAGCCATGTGTTTCGCGATTTTATCTTGGCAAAAGtcgcgcacctgctcgatATACTTGGCAGTACAGAGGCGCTGGAATCGATCTTCAGAGAGTGCCTCATCGACCATGTCCATGACTTCGTATGGCAGAAGGTAGCGGCTGGGTATATCAGCCGTttttgcagcagcatgaaGGAAAGTGCGATGGTATTCAACTGGAAGAGCATTGCCCTCGAGTTCAGCAGGATCCAATCCGTCGTCGCCATAAAGGAACTGCACGACACCGCCTTCGGAATTGCGAACGGAGAAATCGTAGTGAGTCGACAGGTCTTCGAGCGCTTTCATCAGTCGCCGCTGCATGTAACCCGTTTCAGCGGTCTTGACGGCTGTATCTACCAGACCCTCACGCCCACTAATAGCATGAAACAGGAACTCGGTAGGCTCCAGGCCTGAGAAAAAGCTGTTGCGTACGAACCCTTTCGATGGGGGATCCTTAGATTTCTTGGGGAAATGCGGTAGCGAGCGGTCTTGGAATCCATTCGGGACTCGAGATCCAGAGATGATTTGTTGTCCGACACACGCGACCATTTGGGCCACATTGATCTTGGATCCTTTGGAGCCGCAAACGGACATGAGAAGGGCCGCATTGTGCCGGCTCAGCTCTGTCATGCAAATTTCACCGACATCACTGCGCACACTTGAAAGGACACCTGAAATCTTGCTTTCGAGCGTCTGCTCCTGATTGCAACCGGGCAAGTTTTCAAGCTTGCCGCGCTTAGCCATGTCGATAAGATCCGAGCATTGGCGATACGCTTCCTCCACGTGCTGGTCTTTGGTCTTACGCAGTCGATCGCCCGGTGTGACATCACCGATACCGAGAGAGAAGCCTTGGTTACAGagccatcgagcgcatgttTTGGCGAGGCGGTTCATAGCAGCCACAGTGGCATCTGGTCCATAGTCGCGCAAAATCACACCGAATACAGAATGCTTGTTACCATCGCCGACCGTGGCTTTATCCATGACACCACACAGTACTTCGCTGTTTTGGATGACAAGGTAGCCGTCGTTGGGCGACATTTCCTTGGGATGGCCATCACGCGGCTTTTCAAACGTGCGACATCGGGCTTCTAGGTTGACGAGCACCGACGAAGACTTGCTCGGGCGGATGAGCGTACTGAATAGCTGCTTGCCCGTCCAAAGACGCACTGGTTTCTGGATGGCCGGGGGCGGGATATCAATGTGCAGTGTAGCGTCACCAAAGTACGAGCATAACTGTACAAACTGTGCGCGAGTAAAGAAGCGGTCGCGACGAGATATAAGGTAAGAAGCAGTGATGAAGTCCTGGATTGCAGCAATGATGGGCTCTCCGTTCCGTGGCGTTACGAGATTGTGCCGGACACCCATAAGCGTGAGCGCCTCTGTCCGCGCCTCTTCCGTCTGAGGTACATGCATGTTCATTTCGTCACCATCAAAGTCGGCATTGTATGGGTTGCACACACATTCGTTCAGACGGAATGTTCGCCATGGCCGGACCTTGACGCGGTGGCACATGATCGAGAGCTTGTGTAGACTCGGCTGACGATTGAACAACACGATATCGCCATCGCGTATATGTCTTTCGACAATGTCTCCGACACAGAGGTTGGCAGCAATGTCGTCCCGCATGCCAGGGAACTTGAGAAAGCGCTTAAAACCATCACGACCGTTGACGTGGTAGTTGGCGCCTGGATGTGTATCTGTCCCGTTGCGCACAGCCGCGCGCATGGATTCAATATTATGCGCAAAGACACGTTCTGGATATGTGAGAATCTTGGCGACGCGTTCCGGCACAGCGATTTCATCGATGGCCAGGTTCGGATCGGGCGAAATGACGGTTCGGCCAGAGAAATCGACACGCTTGCCGCTCAAGTTACCGCGGAACCGACCCTGCTTACCCTTGAGGCGCTGGCAAAAGCCACGTATGGGCTTGTGCCCACTCATCGGCGGTACGCCGGGCATTTCCGAGTTGATGTACAGAGCCACACTGAGCTGAAGAAAGTCCCATTGTTCCACCAGCTGGGCGGTCGTCGTGCCTTTGCTGCCTTTGGTCAGACCAGACTTGATGATATTGTTCGTAAAGACAATCTCGGTCAGTTTCACGGTGAGATCGTCTTCGTTGGTGGCGCCATCCTGAGCCACGCTAGGGCGAATGCACACGGGCGGCACGCAGATATACTGCCAGATATACTCCTCTGGGCGGCCGAACTGCGGTTTGAGTCCGAGCAGCTCGCAGTCCTCGTCAGAGATGCGGCGGAACAAGTCGAGTACGCGCAGTGGATTCAAGTCTTCCTGTGCCTTGTTCAGGTGAGGCGCCAATTCGCCGTGACCCATTTGGACGGCGGTCGTAAACGTCTTGCGGAAATCCAGCTGCTCTTCTTCGGTCTTTTTCTGTCGAAACTTCTCGTGGACGATCTTGAGCACGCCTGCCTTTTTCACCGTGCCGTTGGTCGAGCCACAGTGTGGGCAGTAGAGGACTTTGCGCGCCGCTGTATTCACGGCCTTGAATGTCTGGGTGCGCTGCAAGTTCTCGAGGCCTGGCCGACGGAAGCGACGGAGAAAACGACGGCGATCTGGCTCCTCGAGCAAGATGCGTGAACACGACTTGCACACCATCTGGAGAATACTCACAATGTGCTTGAAGAAACCGACGTGGAACACGGGCAGGACCAACTTGATGTAGCCATAATGGCCCACACAGTCAGCCATGCGGTGACCACATGTCTCACAGGTGCTCACTTTGTCGCTCACACCCATGCGCCGGTCTAGTACACCGCCTACTCGTGGCTGCCGATCAGGCAAGTTGTATATGTCGCGTGTGACCACTTCGAGCTCGGCCAGGTTGACAATCTCTTGCTTGGACATGACGCCAAACTGGATGCTCTTGATTTTCTTGGGTGCATcctgcacgacgagctctTTCATTTTCGTGGgcaagcgcaagcagcGTCGACCGACGATGTGGCGCTGCCCGTCGTCGTAGGAAAAATCGCCGCGAGCTCAAAAAATCCATGCTTTGTCAGcccaggcacagcagcgcctccaTCCCTCTGTCGTAGGATGGACGACCAACGAGGGCCGCGAGTAGCGCATGCGCTACTGACACAGGCAGCGACACGGGCACATGCTACGCCATCGCTGCTCGATGACATGGCTGCGGTGACTCATGTGGATCCCACCGAGGCACCTGCGTGGGCTCACGTCCTCCTCGAGGCGGTAGCTGGTCGTGCGCGGGATGTGGCCGTGGTCATGGGATTCGTGTGCCTGTCGCAAGTGCCGTtagcgacggcgctcgtggaccAAGGCGTCATGGATGCCGTATTGGCACATGCAGAATGTGACGAAGATGCCtgtgcagcggcgcacatgcTTAGTGAAGGTGCATcccatgcgccgctgcggTCTCAATTGGCCGCTCGAGAGGCAGTCACACAGTGGCTTGCCTCCCAGTCAGAGGCGAGTGCACCGCTACGTGCTATTCTCGATCTCGTGCACATCAAGCTCGCTATACAGACCGACAAGGTCTTGCCAGACGACGTATGCTGCGCTGCATGGACGTCAACCGTGTCGTTTCTAGAGACCACGCCACCTCCGGCGCAGGTTTCGGTGCCTCTGTATTTTGAGCCGGCGTACACGGCGTATGGAGACGCACTTGAATCGCTCTACTACCTCGTATCGCGACCCGCcctgcgcgtcgccctcaGCGAGCGAGCAGCCATGCTGCGAAAACTGGGCGCACTCTTAGACATGCCCAAAAAGTCGCTTTTTCCGGCGCGCAACGCTTCTGGCCCACAAGTGTCCGTATACAGTGATAAGGACGCTCCTGCACCACTTGCTCCTGCGCATGCGTTCGTGATTGTGTCGATTCTCACGACCATGACAGCATACCtgccgcagcgcagcgcacAGGACCACCACATCCATGCTCTTCGCCGCTCGGCGATGCAGAAGGCGGGGCAGGACGTGCAAGATGACGATGCCGATGAACGACTCCAGCCCACTGCTGTCCAGCGCCGTGTACGTGCCCTGGTGGATGCGGACATTGTGCCACGCCTCGTCTctctcgcgacgcagccgcaGCCTGACCAGCTGCGTCAAGCACTGCAGTCTTTGTTCCTCGCGCTTGTGACCGAACAGGATGCGGCGTTTCGTGGGCGTCTCATACAGCAGGGTCTCAGCCGAGCGCTGCTGGCCCAGGCACAACATGTTTATACCCAGGAGGAGACCGACAACTTGTTGCCGCTACAAGCTCTGGCTAAACTGAGTGTGTCCACAGATCCAGCGCTCTTGTATGGCTTAGACGGCACACCtgcgcgtgcagcagcatACCTTGCCGTCTTATTTCTCGCACCCTccgcgacgctgctgcaggtATTCGAGGCCACATTGGCGCTCACGAACCTCGCCAGCATGTCGCCCgcgatggcgtcgtgcgtcgcacATGCCAAGTGTGCGTCCTCTGAACATGCAGATGTGCAGGCGGCCAT includes the following:
- a CDS encoding DNA-directed RNA polymerase III subunit RPC1, yielding MKELVVQDAPKKIKSIQFGVMSKQEIVNLAELEVVTRDIYNLPDRQPRVGGVLDRRMGVSDKVSTCETCGHRMADCVGHYGYIKLVLPVFHVGFFKHIVSILQMVCKSCSRILLEEPDRRRFLRRFRRPGLENLQRTQTFKAVNTAARKVLYCPHCGSTNGTVKKAGVLKIVHEKFRQKKTEEEQLDFRKTFTTAVQMGHGELAPHLNKAQEDLNPLRVLDLFRRISDEDCELLGLKPQFGRPEEYIWQYICVPPVCIRPSVAQDGATNEDDLTVKLTEIVFTNNIIKSGLTKGSKGTTTAQLVEQWDFLQLSVALYINSEMPGVPPMSGHKPIRGFCQRLKGKQGRFRGNLSGKRVDFSGRTVISPDPNLAIDEIAVPERVAKILTYPERVFAHNIESMRAAVRNGTDTHPGANYHVNGRDGFKRFLKFPGMRDDIAANLCVGDIVERHIRDGDIVLFNRQPSLHKLSIMCHRVKVRPWRTFRLNECVCNPYNADFDGDEMNMHVPQTEEARTEALTLMGVRHNLVTPRNGEPIIAAIQDFITASYLISRRDRFFTRAQFVQLCSYFGDATLHIDIPPPAIQKPVRLWTGKQLFSTLIRPSKSSSVLVNLEARCRTFEKPRDGHPKEMSPNDGYLVIQNSEVLCGVMDKATVGDGNKHSVFGVILRDYGPDATVAAMNRLAKTCARWLCNQGFSLGIGDVTPGDRLRKTKDQHVEEAYRQCSDLIDMAKRGKLENLPGCNQEQTLESKISGVLSSVRSDVGEICMTELSRHNAALLMSVCGSKGSKINVAQMVACVGQQIISGSRVPNGFQDRSLPHFPKKSKDPPSKGFVRNSFFSGLEPTEFLFHAISGREGLVDTAVKTAETGYMQRRLMKALEDLSTHYDFSVRNSEGGVVQFLYGDDGLDPAELEGNALPVEYHRTFLHAAAKTADIPSRYLLPYEVMDMVDEALSEDRFQRLCTAKYIEQVRDFCQDKIAKHMARTREVYGMYPALTRDGDFDADTDLSLGADEAQRAIVENKARVSEATIREFLYLCWEKYMRAKIEPGSAVGAVGAQSIGEPGTQMTLKTFHFAGVASMNVTLGVPRIKEIINAAKAINTPIIAAKLVSEKNERAARIVKGRIEKTYLGDIASVIEEVWAGNYTYLGVQIDMDAIQKLQLEVTLDDIKRAIVNMPRMKIKEERVIVQPNQNALHIYIHSDDKEKDVYYSLKHLKRQLPKVVIKGIPNASRAVISDEKNERKLLVEGYGLREVMTTEGVVGTQTYTNHVMEMQQVLGIEAARNSIYREIDYTMASHGMSIDPRHVMLLADVMTYKGEVLGITRFGVAKMKDSVLMLASFEKTTDHLFDAALYGKSDSIAGVSECIIMGNPAQTVGTGMPALVCPAPSLPPRRPLVFDQ
- a CDS encoding protein unc-45, coding for MDDQRGPRVAHALLTQAATRAHATPSLLDDMAAVTHVDPTEAPAWAHVLLEAVAGRARDVAVVMGFVCLSQVPLATALVDQGVMDAVLAHAECDEDACAAAHMLSEGASHAPLRSQLAAREAVTQWLASQSEASAPLRAILDLVHIKLAIQTDKVLPDDVCCAAWTSTVSFLETTPPPAQVSVPLYFEPAYTAYGDALESLYYLVSRPALRVALSERAAMLRKLGALLDMPKKSLFPARNASGPQVSVYSDKDAPAPLAPAHAFVIVSILTTMTAYLPQRSAQDHHIHALRRSAMQKAGQDVQDDDADERLQPTAVQRRVRALVDADIVPRLVSLATQPQPDQLRQALQSLFLALVTEQDAAFRGRLIQQGLSRALLAQAQHVYTQEETDNLLPLQALAKLSVSTDPALLYGLDGTPARAAAYLAVLFLAPSATLLQVFEATLALTNLASMSPAMASCVAHAKCASSEHADVQAAITPMFLQYESDMFRCALLELLCNLAQDESTFIYWSGEDQASSDDSSDEVLRLHTPYGRIRFLLTLLDVSDEHVPLLKAVTGLLATLSSSPATCELLVRMPPESVHALVDVLTYSYASPLATYELALRVMTIISSLTQYAAWLGPSRSDQVRPCLSHLLPAVRQFVQAQHKATSMEPLQKQVLAVALDIFQTIT